The sequence TTTTAGCGCCACTCACCCCCTAAGGTGAGAGTTAAGTGTTATTTAATATTCGTTTATATGCGGAGCATCTATAGATGACGAGTTAGTTCAAGCTGTATGTCTAGACACCCTAAGGTTTGTGTGTTAGTCAAGGAGTTCTTCTTTCGGGGAAGTCACTCAGTAATGGAACGGCAGGGGCGGTGGGGTCTGTTTTATGTTCACATTTATTAATACAGGTGGCATGACAAGCTCCAGCACGGCGGGACGTTTTTTCTTTTGGGCTTTGTATGACAGCAACAATTTTCTCTAAAATAAGAAATGCCACATAGTGACCTAGCACAGAGTAGGCCTGATGGAATAAAGATAGTCAGCTGGAACTATAATGGCTTAGGGCATGTCATGAAACGAGCTAAGGTTTTTTTCTCATCTTAATCTTAAATCACTGGGCGCTGACATAGTGCTTCTTCAAGAAACTCATATTAAACGCTCCGCTCAGGCCAAGCTACGAGTCGGCTGGATCGGTCAGATATACCAGTATAACTTTGATGCAAAAGCGAGAGGGGTAGCAATCCTGAtaaggaaaaacatttattttatttactcatcctcgatttcagatcctaatggtcggtaTATTATTGTGGCTGGTACACTGAATTCGAAACCAGTAAACTTGGTCAATTTATATGGACCCAACTTCGATGATCCATTATTTTTTTCAAATTGCATTTATGGCCATACCAAATATCTCGGATAAAGTGTTATTCTTGGAGGTGACTTTAATTGTACGTTAGATCCTCTTTTAGATAAACAGCTATCAAGGTCACTTCAACAATCAAATGCCAGTGTCTGTCTAAATACGTTGATAACAAACCTTAACATTGTCGATATTTGGAGACTGACACACCCAATAGATAtggattattatttattttcgtCAGTTCATAAATCATATTCCAGAATTGACTATTTTTTGTTGGACTCCAAACTAATTTCAGCAGCTGCGTCGGTTACCTATCACCCAATTCTAATTACGGACCACtctctgtccatggtgctgaaactcgACAATATGTCGACAGGTCGGCTACGGTGGCGCTTAGACGCATACCTGTTGAAAGATTATACTTTTGTCAGTATTTATTAAAGGAGCAGATTGCCTTTTTCCTCGGAGCTAACGACACGGGGGATGTTGACGACTCCACCCTTTGGGAATCTCTAAAGGCTGTGATTGGAGGTTACATTATTTCATACACAGAGAGGAataggctgagagaaattgagagagagttAAGGGAACAGGAGAACGTTTTTAGGACGAATTCCTCGAATGCAGTCGTTGAGAAGATCACAAAGTTGAAATATGAATACAATACCATCCTTTCGAAACGGGTGGGCTCTTTACTTGCTGGAACGCAACAACGTTATTTTGAACTGGGTGACAAACCACATAAATTATTAGCAAGACGGCTAAGGCATGTACAGGCATCTAGAGCTATTCACAAAATAAAAGACAAGAAGGGTGAAATAGTAACAGATCCGCAGGATATTAATAAGTGCTTTGCGCAGTTTTACTCAGAGCTATACCCATCCAAATGCGATGCTACTGAACCACAAACTACGGAACGCTTTCTCACTGAATGTGAACTTCCTAAACTAGACAGGGGGCAGCTGAAGCACTTGATGCTGGGATAACTTTAGAGGAAATTAACACAGCGATAGCACAATTTCCAAACAGCAAGGCACATGGGCCCGATGGATATGTAATAGAATTATATAAGAAGTACTGCACCAGTCTAGCTCCACTTATGTTGCGAATGTTTAAACAAGCCAAAGAAAATGCCAAACTCCCGCAAACACTGTATGAGGCTACAATAGCACTGATCTTGAAAAAAAAGAGATTCCATGGAGATGTCGTCTTATCGCCCTGTGTCGTTACTCCCCATAGAAAATAAGGCGTTGACAAAGATATTGACAAACCGACTGAAAAAATATATTTCTGACATCATACACCCTGACCAGACATGTTTTATCCCGGGCCGACATATATACTACAATTTGAGATGCATTTTCAACGTAATGTATcatgaggcagtggtaatagctcttgacgCAGAGAAGGCATTTGATCAGATTGAGTGGAAGTATATGATATCAGTTCTGGAGCATTTCGGGTTTGTAAAGGATTTTTTTAATTGGATAAAAATTATTTATGCACACCCAATGGCATCCGTGGTAACAAATCGGGAAATGTCGCAGTCATTCCGCCTGTTCAAGGGCTGCCGACAGGGGTGCCCTATTTCGCCTGCTCTCTTCGTTATAGCTATGGAACCCCTTGCTACTCGCATTCGGGCATGTGCCGATATTGCTCCAGTTAAAATAAAAGACACGCAGAACAAAATTTCCCTATATGCAGACGATGTTCTTTTGTTTTTATCCCAGCCTAAAACTTATATTCCCCCTTACTTAACTTGATATATACATCCGGCGCCTTCTCTGGCTCCAAGATAAAACTGTCAAAAAAGCGAATTGATGCCGATATCACTTCCTGTGGATATGCAATTTCTGCAATCTACCCCATTTAGAACAGTGATGGACAAGTTCACAAGCCTTGGCATTGTAGTGACAAGAGACCTTGATCAGCTATTGAAAGCGAATTGGGACATGAACATTTATCAGCTTAAACAAAATATAGATTTTTGGAAAACTCTGCCTATCTTCTTAGTTGGTCGTATAAACGCTGTTAAAATGGTTGTCCAACCGAGGTTTCTTTACCTCTTCCAATGTATACCCAATTTCATACCACAAAGCTATTTTAAGAAACTGGATTCAATAGTAATTCCATTTTTATGGGATAACAACATTTATGCAAGTACAATATAGAGGGGGGCTTTGGCCTTCCTCACTTTAAACTGTATTATTGGGCTGCTAATCTGAACATTGTGTCTTTCTGGAGGGAAAGTTGACCTGGGATGCGACATAATATGTCTTCATGGCTTTTGATTGAGCAGGCCTCCTGTCAACGTTACTCACTAGCTGCACTTGTTAATAGTCCAGCATATGTGAAAAAAGCCACAATCCAGTCATTTGTCATAATCTTAGGATCTGGAAACAGATTAGTTATTTTCTTAACATACCCACTGTATACACTGACAGCCCAATTTGCCTGAATCATGCTTTCCACCCTGCATTGGATGATATGGTGttttcacagtggagggagaaggggctcACAACGATTGGTAACTTATACATAGATGGTCAGTTAGCTTCATTTCAACAATTACAGGGTAAGTTTAACATGCCAACAACACATTTTTTCAGATACCTCCAAATCAGGAATTTCTTCAGGAcatattttttttcacctttatttaaccaggtaagctagttgagaacaagttctcatttgcaactgcgacctggctatgataaagcatagcagttcgacacatacaacaacacagagttacacgtggaatgaacaaaacatacggtcaataatacagtagaaaaaaagaaaacaaagtctatattgtgagtgcaaattaggtcaaataagggagttaaggcaataaataggccatggtggcgaagtaattacaatatagcaattaaacactggaatggtagatgtgcaaaagatggatgtgcaagtagagatactgcggtgcaaaaggagcaaaataaataaatacagtatggggatgaggtagatagatgggctgtatacagatgggctatgaacaggtgcagtgatctgtgagctgctctgacagctggtccttaaagctagtgagggagatgagaatctccagcttcagtgatttttgcagttcgttccactCAGTGGCAGCGACCAAAgaaggagttggctttgggggtgaccagtgagaaatacctgctggagcgtgtgctatgagtgggtgctgctatggtgaccagcgagctgagatagggcggggctttacctagcagagacttgtagataacctgtagccagtgggtttggcgacgagtatgaagcgagggccagctaacgagagcgtacaggtcgcagtggtgggtagtatatggggctttggtgacaaaacggatggcactgtgatagactacatccagtttgctgagtagagtgttggaggctattttatagatgaccttgccgaagtcaaggatcggtaggatggtcagttttacccgggtatgtttggcagcatgagtggaggaagctttgttgtgaaatatgaagccgattctagattacatttttgattggagatgcttaatgtgagtctggaaggagagtttacagtctagccagacacctaggtatttgtagttatccacgtattctaagtcagagccgtccagagtagtgttctatcttgtcggaaaatgttatagttaggaatggaaatttcaaggtttttggtggtcttcctaaaccaggattcagacacggctaggacatccggattgttggagtgtgctagggcagtgaataaaacttagggaggaggcttctaatgttaacatgcatgaaaccaaggcttttacggttgcagaagtcaacaaatgagagagcctgggagatgggagtggaggtagacactgcagggcctggattaacctctacatcgccagaggaacagaggaggagtaggataaggatGGCATTATCCACAGTATGGCATTAAGCCAAATAGTCATACAGTAGATAGCCTGATCCTTCTCAAACTCCATTCAAAAGGGTCAGTCTCTAGACTGTATGATGTGCTACAGGCCCACATAGAGGTATCCACCGACACTATTAAAAGGGCTTGGGAACAAGATCTTGGTTCAGAAATctcagatgaggactgggtagaagctctcaGGAATATAAACCACAGTTCAGTGAATGCCAGGCACAACCTTGTTCAGTTTAAGGTTATACACAGGTTACATTACTCAAAAGTAGAACTGCATAAAATATTCCACTGTGTGAGGGGACGTTGACCCACTTATTTTGGACATGTCCAAAGTTACATGCTTACTGGGCTCTCATTTTTGATTACTTATCTAATGCCTTCAATAGAGTTCTAGCCCCAGACCCATTGATCGCTCTGTTTAGTACAATTGATGGGAATAACCAGGAGGGGAGACTGTCTCTCTTTGTACTCTATTAGCCAAAAGGCTCATATTGCAATTTTGGAAATTGGAGACTGTACCTACCTACATGTGGTTACGGGATTTAGGGAATGTAATACATATGGAAAAGATTCAATACAATACCTCCAATAGAAGTCCATTGTTTTACAAAATATGGCAGCCGATACTGGATAAATGGTCTAGTCAAGCTTCATAACTGGGTTGAtgatctgctgctactctgtgctgCACTCCActcaattttttatttttggcTTAACTGCACTGCTTGTAATGACTATATGCTGTCATCTTATACATGTACCACCTAATAGGattttattttgtgtatgtgtgagttaagtgttgtccgggttagggagggtttggccggcagggatatccttgtctcatcgcacactagcgactcctgtggtgggccgggggcagtgcacgctgacacggtagccaggtgtacggtgtttcctccaacgcattggtgcggttggcttccgggttggttgtgtttcggaggacgcttgtctctcgaccttcgcctctcccgagtccgtacgggagttgcagcgatgaggcaAGACTGTAACtattaccaattggataccacgaaaatgggggagaaaaaaggggtgaaaaatacaaaaaaaattaaaataataataagacAACTCAATTGAAGTGTATCAGTAATTGGGAGTTTTTATTATCCGTCTTTGACATTGGTTGTGTGTGTAGGTTCAGAAAGAGCTGAGGCAGAGCCAGAGAGGATCAGAGTTGTGAACTGAGGTCCTGAGGTtaaagagtgagaggaagctgaTACTGACCTACAAACCTTAGCGGATTTAGGTATGGGCACCCGCACAAAAAAAATCAGAATGGTGACATTTGCACTAtcggttttctatcgctcatttgcacgtcacgtcaatgatatcatgtcaccatGTGGGACTGAGGGTCAATTCACCTTGTCGGAGTGGGCGTCCTGATTCTAGTTTCTGAGCTAGGCatgcctgggaaggtctccctctcagaagtacgagatggcgggggtaggttgacctcaggtctccccactggaaacccgaggtagggggagcagaggaatctatcaaatagcacACCTTatacagtactaatgcaattagtaaaatcagtcacactatgaaatgctaccaaataaaccacaattcattcataatactgtgaatatatagtttcacaGACATACTGTTGTTTTTTTTCTGGTTTATGTGAAGTTGTTAAGAATAATATATaaccagtctgcacaccaccaaggtgaattggtttagtcttgactTTTGCtcgacagtgttgggggatgggtaatgtattagATGCTCGAGTGCCAAATCAACACAAATGGATAAGAAAAGTATTAAGCCATCAGGTGCCCAGTTTAGGAaaaagaggaaagaggaagaggagaaaaagATAAAGATATGCAGCTATGTCATCTCTTTATGAGTATAATATTATGCATGTATTGAAATTGGCTAATATAACACTTATGTTTGTTAGCCTATGTTGCTATACATATCAcccattttttaacctttattttaccaggcaagtcagttaagaacatattcttatttaccgGGGAACAGTGAAAGTTTGATAAATTGTGCATAATGACATGCATATTTAATTGTGCAACAAATGTATTTAGGGTCTCAAACTCATATACCGTATTTCAATGCAAATTGATGGGCACTTCCAAAATATTTTGGAGCACCCTCTGGCACTGGCCTtgtgccttgttcaggtgcagaatgacagatttttacattgtcagtttagggatttgatccagcaaccttttggttactggcccaacattctaaccactaggctacctgcacatAGGGTGACAATTTTCCATTTTCTGTCCAACTAGCTTACATAACTTTGGATATAATTTCCCACAGTTTCATCATGATAATATGTGTAGCCTGCAGCAAAACGATTACAACCTAAATAGCACATTATTGATTCGGTTAACTTTCATTGAGGTGACATCAAAGGTTTTCTGTGATTGTATTGACTAGGTCTTGAGCTCAGTAAGGGGAATTTCCAATGCTGTAGGCTAACTTAAAATACATCGATATTATGCTGatattttgtatattttgtgATATATGGAGTCTTTTGGGGTGTCTTATGCCTAAAATTAGCCAAGGAGGTTGTATGGTTCATTTGGTTCCTATTCTGAAAATTTGATAAATTGTGCATAATGACATGTATCTTTAATTGTGCAGCAAATGTATTTAGGGTGTCAGACTCATATACTGTATTTCAATGCAAATTCAGGGGCTCTTCTGAAATATTTTGGAGCACCCTCTGGCACTGGCCATCTACCTCCTCAGACACACAGGCCTCTTCAGAAATGATCTCGGAGCCTCAGGATGAGGAGCCATCTACCTCCTCAGCCACACAGGCCTCTTTAGAAATGATCTCGGAGCCTCAGGATGAGGAGCCATCCACCTCCTCAGCCACACAGGCCTCTTCAGAAATTATCTCGGAGCCTCAGGATGAGGAGCCATCCACCTCCTCAGTCACACAGGCCTCTTTAGAAATGATCTCGGAGCCTCAGAATGAGGAGCCATCCACCTCCTCAGTCACACAGGCCTCTTCAGAAATGATCTCGGAGCCTCAGGATGAGGAGCCATCCACCTCCTCAGTCACACAGGCCTCTTCAGAAATGATCTCGGAGCCTCAGGATGAGGAGCCATCCACCTCCTCAGCCACACAGGCCTCTTCAGAAATGATCTCGGAGCCTCAGGATGAGGAGCCATCCACCTCCTCAGTCACACAGGCCTCTTCAGAAATGATCTCGGAGCCTCAGGATGAGGAGCCATCCACCTCCTCAGTCACACAGGCCTCTTTAGAAATGATCTCGGAGCCTCAGAATGAGGAGCCATCCACCTCCTCAGTCACACAGGCCTCTTCAGAAATGATCTCGGAGCCTCAGGATGAGGAGCCATCCACCTCCTCAGTCACACAGGCCTCTTCAGAAATAATCTCGGAGCCTCAGGATGAGGAGCCATCCACCTCCTCAGCCACACAGGCCTCTTCAGAAATGATCTCGGAGCCTCAGGATGAGGAGCCATCCACCTCCTCAGTCACACAGGCCTCTTCAGAAATGATCTCGGAGCCTCAGGATGAGGAGCCATCCACCTCCTCAGCCACACAGGCCTCTTCAGAAATGATCTCGGAGCCTCAGGATGAGGAGCCATCCACCTCCTCAGTCACACAGGCCTCTTCAGAAATGATCTCGGAGCCTCAGGATGAGGAGCCATCCACCTCCTCAGTCACACAGGCCTCTTCAGAAAGGATCTCGGAGCCTCAGGATGAGGAGCCATCCACCTCCTCAGTCACACAGGCCTCTTCAGAAATGATCTCGGAGCCTCAGGATGAGGAGCCATCCACCTCCTCAGCCACACAGGTGTCTTCACACATGTTGTCTGAGCCTGAGGATGAGGACGAACACCTGTTTGCTTCCACTTCTCCCCAGTAGGATTCTTCAGGTGTGTTTGTGGGTACACGCACATGCATTTGTGTGCATCCCTGCATAACATAAACAATAAATAATATCCCTTTTGCAAAGTTTTAAGTTTCCATATTGTAGGTAACAATGCTGATTTTATTATTACTGGGTATGTATGTGGGATGTTCCACCACTATAAATGATGTGAATGATGTGTGTAAACTAATTCCAATGTGCTCTCCATTAGAAATGCCTGTAGCAGCATCCCCACCAaatcctgctgctgaggatgaaccactgtctacagaccctgctgctgaggatgaaccactttctacagaccctgctgctgaggatgaatcactgtctacagaccctgctgctgaggatgaaccactatctacagaccctgctgctgaggatgaaccactgtctacagaccctgctgctgaggatgaaccactgtctacagaccctgctccTGAGGATGaatcactgtctacagaccctgctgctgaggatgaaccagtctacagaccctgctgctgaggatgaaccagtctacagaccctgctgctgatgatgaaccactgtctacagaccctgctgctgaggaggaACCACTGTCTAATGACCCTGCTGACTGGCCTTCAGTTCTGACTGACAGAATTCAGAC is a genomic window of Oncorhynchus nerka isolate Pitt River linkage group LG24, Oner_Uvic_2.0, whole genome shotgun sequence containing:
- the LOC115108753 gene encoding uncharacterized protein LOC115108753, whose amino-acid sequence is MISEPQDEEPSTSSATQASLEMISEPQDEEPSTSSATQASSEIISEPQDEEPSTSSVTQASLEMISEPQNEEPSTSSVTQASSEMISEPQDEEPSTSSVTQASSEMISEPQDEEPSTSSATQASSEMISEPQDEEPSTSSVTQASSEMISEPQDEEPSTSSVTQASLEMISEPQNEEPSTSSVTQASSEMISEPQDEEPSTSSVTQASSEIISEPQDEEPSTSSATQASSEMISEPQDEEPSTSSVTQASSEMISEPQDEEPSTSSATQASSEMISEPQDEEPSTSSVTQASSEMISEPQDEEPSTSSVTQASSERISEPQDEEPSTSSVTQASSEMISEPQDEEPSTSSATQVSSHMLSEPEDEDEHLFASTSPQ